A single genomic interval of Camelina sativa cultivar DH55 chromosome 11, Cs, whole genome shotgun sequence harbors:
- the LOC104722867 gene encoding abnormal spindle-like microcephaly-associated protein homolog, whose amino-acid sequence MSENEPPCVSPVRSRNPPPSSSLLNDISNFKTPRRSSVVNSGFSKSPYPHFFTACKQTPKSSSSNLRRPSMVPSRSKVAASSRRLRAFELQQSQSSRKAELTKEKSLRSLAKSLTVWLNFLFENPETCGCAPFEDGSGVGSVGNLGKGKRDSGEALGNGVGVDTMWRSPKKMRDLGWCGEKSSEIGSSLTGSKYSTLKESLRDVCSFDDLKQRMQFHLSLGSCKEIFDVMTRVAKNIDEGRIKMKPQCPLVTDFGLKEKAIKALMCYNQVWLRLGLYIIFGGDSFMSDSEVNSDQEMAFLKMVINKQFFSHDGLARAYAYNKMVEGLYRPGYYEALGTVILKRILLLVLVIDRAKSQSCLSLKYGIDGIDGGSPLMFSEKSSIKSSHQLISEFLSSDVMHGEGNLLAHLVIIGYKIPYQQSPLVEYEFKVRELFGDLQDGVRLCRAIQLLLHDPSILMKMVVPSGNRKKNLANCRIALQYLKDAGVSLKDSEGMMITEEDVADGDRELTISLLWNIFVHLQLPLLINGRLLTEEIHRVQGLEQNNQITMSTPLEMLLNWIKSITRKNDFKLESFASLVDGKGIWFLLDYYFRQEVCCPCFHKEDSGGQKGPQSVMSNTDYHDAVQNFILSQKLTALLGSFPEVLQIGDLLEHNAVVSNQSVIILLAFLSSKLIVKENLEQLNFHKLLCSSCQAQEKRYSRISLSSSEVVKNEEPDIENGEDATKKFQAIKAWWQDMASQNQNSVGKTNSYTLQDSLSTKCTKDSQREIAVVVIQSNLRGLHARRNFKKKMREICFLQAAVRTWLSVKHITVLEKLTVDDVTLHLSERSVNLKPVARYVKFIVERSRFIKLRKSVSVIQKAVRRYQSNLHHKLKAALQIQLAWRSYKEKVLSSITIQSYVRGWTTRRMNWTYKFSSILIQRYCRGWLARRKFYLQREAIICMQSAIRKFNCMVAFYRYKHVATEVQRLVRGQIVRSRLQGASSLYPKIDEGTSRLPQHSVGMTKLLHSVIKVQRWWRFLLHSQKMRRKSAVLIQSHIRGLLARRRTYVERHYIVMIQSHWRGYLTRKASKAQVLDLRVRMQTSAANIDDRKRLINKLLSALSELLIMKKVHNILHICETLDSATKYSEKCCEELVKAGAIDKLLTMIRSASRSIPDQEVSKYALSTLSHLARYPQMADELIDTKGSIQTIFWELLRNKEEAYFIASDVLKKICNCHKGVEAVRKLPALVKRLHTLVEELTRKANMEKRNVKGQTDKEKSERRLKEATELLKLITTRR is encoded by the exons ATGAGTGAAAACGAACCGCCGTGCGTTTCACCGGTGCGGTCACGTAATCCTCCGCCGTCATCGTCGTTACTAAATGACATATCCAATTTCAAAACGCCGCGGCGTTCTTCCGTTGTGAATTCGGGTTTTAGTAAATCTCCGTATCCGCATTTCTTCACTGCATGTAAGCAAACCCCAAAATCGTCGTCATCTAACCTCCGCCGTCCATCCATGGTTCCTTCTCGGTCTAAGGTCGCGGCTTCGTCGAGGCGGCTTAGGGCGTTCGAACTTCAGCAATCGCAGTCTTCACGCAAGGCTGAGTTGACGAAAGAGAAAAGTCTCAGATCTCTGGCTAAATCACTTACTGTTTGGCTCAATTTCTTGTTTGAGAACCCGGAAACTTGCGGTTGCGCTCCGTTCGAAGATGGATCTGGTGTTGGTAGCGTAGGGAATTTAGGTAAGGGGAAGAGAGATAGTGGCGAGGCTTTAGGTAATGGTGTGGGAGTGGATACAATGTGGCGAAGCCCCAAAAAGATGAGGGATTTAGGTTGGTGTGGTGAGAAAAGTTCAGAGATTGGCTCTTCCTTGACTGGTTCCAAGTACTCTACCCTGAAGGAATCTTTAAGAGATGTTTGTAGTTTTGATGATTTGAAGCAAAGAATGCAATTTCACTTGAGTTTGGGAAGTTGCAAGGAGATTTTTGATGTGATGACTCGTGTTGCCAAG AATATTGATGAAGGGAGGATAAAAATGAAACCACAATGCCCTCTTGTAACTGATTTTGGACTCAAGGAGAAGGCTATCAAGGCACTGATGTGCTATAACCAAGTTTGGCTTCGTTTAGGGTTATATATCATCTTTGGCGGTGATTCCTTTATGTCTGACAGTGAAGTTAACTCAGATCAAGAAATGGCATTCTTGAAGATGGTAATTAATAAACAGTTCTTTTCCCATGATGGCCTTGCTAGAGCCTATGCCTATAACAAGATGGTTGAGGGTTTATACAGACCAGGGTACTATGAAGCCCTTGGAACCGTGATTTTGAAGAGGATTCTGTTGCTCGTCCTTGTGATTGATAGAGCTAAATCTCAGAGCTGCCTTTCACTCAAGTATGGAATTGATGGAATAGATGGTGGCTCACCCCTCATGTTCTCGGAGAAATCTAGCATAAAGTCTAGCCACCAACTTATATCTg AATTCTTGTCCTCTGATGTAATGCATGGAGAAGGGAATCTCCTAGCACATCTAGTGATTATAGGCTACAAAATACCTTATCAGCAG TCTCCTCTAGTTGAATATGAATTTAAAGTGAGAGAACTGTTTGGTGACCTCCAAGATGGCGTGCGGCTCTGCAGAGCCATTCAACTACTTCTTCATGATCCATCCATTCTCATG AAAATGGTAGTTCCGTCCGGCAATCGaaagaagaacttggccaattGTAGAATTGCACTTCAATATCTAAAGGATGCTGGTGTTTCGTTAAAAGACAGCGAAGGAATGATGATAACTGAAGAAGATGTTGCAGATGGTGACAGAGAGCTCACTATTTCGCTGCTATGGAACATCTTTGTACATTTGCAG CTGCCTCTTCTGATCAATGGGAGACTCTTGACGGAGGAAATCCACAGAGTCCAAGGGCTGGAACAG AATAATCAAATTACCATGTCTACTCCTCTGGAAATGCTCTTGAACTGGATCAAG TCAATTACCAGGAAGAATGACTTCAAGTTAGAAAGCTTTGCTTCATTGGTTGATGGAAAGGGGATATGGTTCTTGCTTGACTACTATTTTCGTCAAGAAGTTTGCTGTCCTTGTTTTCACAAAGAG gaTTCTGGTGGTCAAAAAGGCCCTCAATCAGTAATGTCCAATACTGATTACCATGATGCAGTGCAAAATTTCATACTGTCGCAAAAGTTGACAGCACTTTTGGGAAGTTTTCCTGAG GTTCTACAGATTGGTGACCTACTGGAACATAATGCAGTAGTTAGCAACCAAAGTGTGATTATACTGTTGGCTTTCCTATCATCAAAGCTGATCGTCAAGGAGAATTTG GAGCAACTGAACTTTCATAAGTTACTGTGCTCGAGCTGTCAAGCTCAGGAGAAGAGATATTCACGCATCAGTCTCAGCAGCTCTGAAGTAGTTAAAAATGAGGAACCGGACATAGAAAATGGAGAAG ATGCTACTAAAAAGTTCCAGGCAATCAAAGCCTGGTGGCAGGATATGGCCagccaaaatcaaaattctgtTGGAAAAACTAATAGCTATACTCTGCAAGACTCCTTGTCTACCAAATGCACTAAAGATTCCCAACGAG AAATCGCAGTAGTGGTCATACAATCGAATCTTAGGGGACTTCATGCACGCCGAAACTttaaaaagaagatgagagaaatcTGCTTCTTACAAGCAGCTGTTCGGACATGGTTGTCAGTGAAACATATAACAGTTCTTGAAAAATTAACTGTTGATGATGTGACATTACATTTATCAg AAAGATCGGTCAACTTAAAACCTGTAGCTAGATATGTCAAGTTCATTGTGGAACGAAGTCGCTTCATCAAGTTGAGAAAATCCGTTTCTGTCATTCAAAAAGCTGTAAGGAGATATCAGAGCAACCTTCATCATAAGCTGAAAGCAGCATTACAAATTCAACTAGCTTGGAGGAGCTATAAAGAAAAAGTTCTCTCTTCTATAACCATTCAATCTTATGTTCGTGGATGGACCACACGCAGAATGAACTGGACGTACAAGTTTTCTTCCATACTTATTCAA AGATACTGCCGTGGTTGGTTGGCGAGAAGGAAGTTTTATCTTCAGAGAGAAGCAATAATATGCATGCAGAGTGCTATCCGAAAATTTAACTGCATGGTGGCATTTTATCGTTACAAGCATGTAGCCACGGAGGTTCAGCGGCTCGTTAGAGGACAAATTGTTCGAAGCAGGCTTCAAG gagcttcttctctctatccAAAAATTGACGAAGGCACTTCAAGACTTCCACAACACAGCGTTGGGATGACAAAACTGCTACATTCTGTCATTAAAGTGCAGCGTTGGTGGAGGTTTCTTCTCCATTCacagaaaatgagaagaaaatcaGCAGTCTTAATACAGAGTCATATTCGAGGTCTACTTGCCAGGCGAAGAACTTATGTGGAAAGACATTACATTGTCATGATTCAA TCACACTGGAGAGGTTACCTCACACGCAAAGCCTCAAAGGCTCAAGTTCTGGATCTGAGAGTAAGAATGCAAACTTCTGCAGCAAACATAGATGACAGGAAACGGTTGATAAACAAGCTTCTTTCTGCGCTTTCGGAACTACTGATCATGAAAAAGGTCCACAACATTCTTCACATTTGTGAAACGTTGG ATTCGGCAACAAAATACTCTGAAAAATGTTGTGAAGAGCTTGTGAAAGCTGGAGCTATAGACAAGTTGCTAACAATGATCCGGTCTGCAAGCAGAAGCATCCCTGATCAAGAAGTTTCAAAATATGCACTATCAACTTTGAGTCACCTTGCTCGCTATCCACAAATGGCAGATGAGCTAATTGATACAAAAGGATCCATTCAAACAATCTTCTGGGAACTACTCAG aaacaaagaagaagcatatTTCATTGCATCAGACGTTCTGAAGAAGATATGCAACTGCCATAAAGGCGTAGAAGCAGTTCGAAAGCTTCCTGCATTGGTAAAACGGTTACACACCTTAGTTGAGGAGCTAACACGTAAGGCAAACATGGAGAAAcg GAACGTTAAGGGTCAGACTGATAAAGAAAAGAGTGAGAGAAGATTAAAAGAAGCTACTGAGCTTCTAAAGCTTATTACAACCAGAAGATGA
- the LOC104722869 gene encoding derlin-2.1 gives MAQAVEEWYKQMPIITRSYLTAAVVTTVGCSLEIISPYNLYLNPTLVVKQYQFWRLVTNFLYFRKMDLDFLFHMFFLARYCKLLEENSFRGKTADFLYMLLFGATVLTGIVLVGGMIPYLSVSFSKIIFLSNSLTFMMVYVWSKQNPYIHMSFLGLFTFTAAYLPWVLLGFSILVGASAWGDFLGMIAGHAYYFLAFVYPRMTARHPLKTPSFLKALFADEPVVIARPEDVRFAHVPFDEIHQD, from the exons ATGGCTCAAGCTGTAGAAGAATGGTACAAACAGATGCCGATTATAACCCGGTCGTATCTCACGGCCGCTGTAGTCACCACCGTCGGTTGTTCGCTCGAG ATTATATCTCCTTATAATCTCTACCTTAATCCTACCCTTGTGGTGAAGCAATACCAGTTCTGGCGCCTCgttacaaattttctttatttccgAAAGATGG ATTTGGACTTTTTGTTCCATATGTTCTTTCTTGCTAGATACTGCAAACTCCTCGAAGAAAACTCCTTCAGGGGAAAGACTGCTGATTTCCTTTACATGCTCTTGTTTGGGGCAACTGTTCTAACTGGTATTGTTCTCGTTGGTGGAATGATACCTTATTTGTCCGTTTCATTCTCCAAAATCATCTTCCTCAGCAATTCATTGACTTTCATGATG GTCTATGTATGGAGTAAACAAAATCCTTACATCCACATGAGTTTCCTTGGTCTTTTCACTTTCACAGCAGCTTATTTACCATGG GTGCTTCTTGGATTCTCTATCCTTGTTGGTGCAAGTGCATGGGGGGattttctg GGAATGATAGCAGGTCATGCATACTACTTCTTGGCGTTTGTGTATCCACGAATGACGGCTCGGCATCCTTTGAAAACTCCATCTTTCCTCAAAGCCCTGTTCGCCGATGAACCTGTGGTGATTGCACGGCCAGAAGATGTGAGGTTTGCTCATGTGCCTTTTGATGAAATCCACCAAGACtga
- the LOC104722868 gene encoding GPN-loop GTPase 1: MDPMESSGEQDVVEESKKLVDSLDKLRVSAGSSSSNFKKKPVIIIVVGMAGSGKTSFLHRLVCHTFDSKSRGYVVNLDPAVMSLPFGANIDIRDTVKYKEVMKQYNLGPNGGILTSLNLFATKFDEVVSVIEKRADQLDYVLVDTPGQIEIFTWSASGAIITEAFASTFPTVVTYVVDTPRSTSPITFMSNMLYACSILYKTRLPLILAFNKTDVADHKFALEWMEDFEVFQAAIQTDNSYTSTLANSLSLSLYEFYRNIRSVGVSAISGAGMDDFFKAIEASSQEYMDTYKADLDKRMSEKEQLEEERKKHEMEKLRKDMESSQGGTVVLNTGLKDKDAAEKMMLEESDEDFQVEEDSDDAIDEDDEDEDEEMHRYYL; the protein is encoded by the exons ATGGATCCCATGGAGTCTTCTGGTGAGCAG GACGTTGTTGAAGAGAGCAAAAAGCTGGTTGACTCATTGGACAAGCTTCGTGTTAGCGCTGGGAGCTCATCCTCTAATTTCAAGAAGAAGCCTGTCATTATCATTGTTGTTGGAATGGCAG GTAGTGGAAAAACAAGCTTCCTTCATCGTTTGGTCTGCCATACCTTTGATTCAAAGAGCCGTGGCTATGTGGTGAACCTTGATCCTGCTGTTATGTCTCTACCATTTGGTGCCAACATCGATATAAGAGACACTGTCAAGTACAAGGAAGTTATGAAGCAGTACAATTTGGGGCCTAATGGTGGAATTCTCACTTCACTCAACTTGTTTGCTACAAAATTCGACGAG GTCGTCTCTGTGATTGAGAAACGTGCAGACCAGCTTGATTATGTCCTTGTTGATACTCCTGGTCAGATTGAAATCTTTACATGGTCTGCTTCTGGGGCTATTATCACTGAAGCTTTCGCTTCGACCTTCCCCACTGTTGTCACCTATGTGGTTGATACTCCACGTTCCACAAGTCCAATCACTTTTATGAGTAACATGCTCTATGCTTGTAGCATTCTCTACAAGACTCGGTTGCCTCTCATCTTGGCTTTCAACAAAACCGATGTTGCAGATCACAAGTTTGCTTTAGAG TGGATGGAAGATTTCGAGGTGTTCCAAGCAGCAATACAGACTGATAATTCATACACGTCCACCTTAGCTAACAGTCTCTCCCTTTCACTCTATGAGTTCTACCGGAATATAAGATCTGTTGGTGTTTCTGCAATCTCTGGTGCTGGAATGGATGATTTCTTCAAAGCCATTGAAGCAAGTTCTCAGGAATACATGGATACTTACAA GGCTGATCTTGACAAGAGAATGTCGGAGAAGGAGCAGTTGGAAGAAGAACGAAAGAAACATGAAATGGAGAAACTAAGAAAGGATATGGAGAGTTCTCAGGGAGGGACTGTGGTTTTAAACACTGGTCTGAAAGACAAAGATGCAGCAGAGAAGATGATGCTAGAAGAGTCTGATGAGGACTTTCAAGTTGAAGAAGACAGTGATGATGCCAtagatgaggatgatgaagatgaagatgaagagatgcATCGTTACTACCTATGA
- the LOC104722871 gene encoding tobamovirus multiplication protein 1, translating to MRRMKDSGLMMMPAEILTTAFTSWWDDVNESTQWQDGIFFALCGAYALVSAVALVQLIRIQMRVPEYGWTTQKVFHLMNFVVNGVRAVLFGFHMQVFLVHPKALCWVLLDLPGLLFFSAYTLLVLFWAEIYHQARSLPTDKLRITYISVNVAVYLAQIGIWAYIWVNDNSTVELVGKIFIAVVSFIAALGFLLYGGRLFFMLRRFPIESKGRRKKLHEVGSVTAICFTCFLIRCIVVAVSAFDKDLTLDVLDHPVLNLIYYMVVEVLPSALVLFILRKLPPKRVSDQYHPIQ from the exons ATGAGGAGAATGAAGGATTCGGGTCTGATGATGATGCCGGCGGAGATTTTAACGACGGCGTTTACGAGCTGGTGGGATGATGTTAACGAGTCAACTCAGTGGCAAGATGGGATATTTTTCGCTCTCTGTGGTGCTTATGCTCTTGTTTCCGCCGTTGCTCTT GTTCAACTGATAAGGATCCAAATGAGAGTCCCTGAATATGGTTGGACTACTCAGAAGGTGTTTCATCTTATGAACTTTGTCGTCAATGGAG TTCGTGCGGTTCTATTTGGATTCCACATGCAAGTATTCCTTGTGCATCCCAAG GCTCTTTGCTGGGTACTATTGGATCTTCCAGGCCTTCTCTTTTTCTCGGCATACACGCTGCTTGTGCTGTTCTGGGCAGAGATATATCACCAG GCCAGAAGCTTGCCAACGGATAAGCTGCGGATAACCTATATTTCAGTCAATGTGGCTGTATATCTGGCTCAG ATTGGTATCTGGGCATACATCTGGGTAAATGATAACAGCACTGTGGAGTTGGTTGGAAAGATATTTATCGCAG TTGTGTCTTTCATCGCCGCATTAGGCTTCTTGCTATACGGAGGAAG ATTGTTTTTCATGCTAAGAAGGTTCCCTATCGAGTcaaaaggaagaaggaagaaactCCATGAG GTTGGATCTGTGACAGCCATATGCTTCACCTGTTTCCTCATAAGATGCATTGTG GTGGCTGTATCAGCTTTTGACAAGGATTTAACACTTGACGTTCTTGATCATCCGGTTCTCAACTTGATCTACTATATG GTGGTTGAAGTACTTCCATCGGCACTAGTCCTCTTCATTCTCCGAAAGCTACCTCCAAAGAGAGTGTCGGATCAATACCATCCAATCCAGTAG
- the LOC104722872 gene encoding uncharacterized protein LOC104722872, whose amino-acid sequence MAAPIAIGTRGTIGSLVRKEIDYFKNSNTCKETQFDPRRGNSTAHTKNSHQRRDLSSSRLSSWFSKANWRKKKRQSRGGSGKFLPSMCSVVEVSGEDRVPGFSYKILKSDHDKGLRV is encoded by the coding sequence atGGCTGCTCCAATAGCCATAGGTACACGAGGAACTATAGGATCGCTTGTGCGTAAAGAAATCGACTACTTCAAAAACTCCAATACATGTAAAGAAACTCAGTTCGATCCACGGAGGGGCAATTCCACAGCACACACCAAAAACTCTCATCAAAGAAGAGATCTCTCATCATCACGGCTAAGTTCTTGGTTCTCTAAAGCCaattggagaaagaagaagcggCAGAGTCGTGGTGGCAGTGGCAAGTTTTTGCCGAGTATGTGTTCGGTTGTGGAGGTTTCCGGTGAGGATCGAGTTCCCGGTTTCAGCTATAAGATCTTGAAGAGTGATCACGACAAGGGTTTGCGTGTGTAG
- the LOC104722874 gene encoding RNA pseudouridine synthase 6, chloroplastic-like, producing MASPALTGGYRNLTAPVSLLRTLAATRITTPPPLFRSNDNLYKKHSPRFISSSRRFTCLSLLQTDSQNQTTLSSSSTSGYPEYNRLMPCPPYNFPPRIEHMVVFEDDVHVAEFISKQLDLPPLFVADLIRFGAVHYALVCPKPPPTATPEQIKLFEVVTSPSVLKKRSSIKGKTVREAQKTFRVTHTDQYAEAGTYLRVHVHPKRSPRCYEIDWKSRVIAVTDSYVILDKPAGTTVGGTTDNIEESCATFASRALDLPEPLKTTHQIDNCTEGCVVFARTKEYCSVFHTKIRNREVKKLYRALAAAPLPTGIILHYMRPKNMAPRLVSEDSIKGWHLCQLEVLECKKIPWPNAGTEKKHNIEDCGWTSKEFAYECTINLLTGKTHQIRAQLAAYGAPLVGDSMYMPAAIAEMVNPEINPFGKAKKHYTMEENDKETAVDEWIDRHGKEPKVGIGLQACQISWDDDDGEHFYEAGTPWWR from the exons ATGGCTTCGCCGGCGTTAACAGGCGGTTACCGGAACCTCACTGCGCCGGTATCTCTCCTTCGCACTTTAGCTGCCACCCGTATAAccactcctcctcctctgtttcgttCCAACGACAATCTCTACAAAAAACACTCTCCACGCTTCATATCTTCTTCACGGAGATTCACATGCTTGTCTTTACTTCAAACCGATTCTCAAAATCAAACcacactctcttcttcctccacttcTGG ATACCCTGAATACAATCGATTGATGCCATGTCCTCCATATAATTTCCCACCAAGAATTGAACATATGGTTGTTTTTGAAGATGACGTTCATGTAGCTGAGTTTATCTCTAAACAATTGGATCTTCCTCCTTT ATTTGTTGCAGATCTTATTCGATTTGGAGCTGTACATTATGCTCTTGTATGCCCTAAACCTCCACCAACTGCGACACCTGAGCAGATTAAACTGTTTGAAGTAGTGACCTCTCCTTCTGTACTAAAGAAGAGATCTTCTATTAAAGGCAAAACTGTTAGAGAAGCTCAGAAAACGTTTCGTGTGACTCATACTGATCAGTATGCTGAAGCTGGAACTTATTTGCGTGTTCACGTTCATCCAAAACGTTCACcaag GTGCTATGAAATTGATTGGAAGTCGCGGGTTATTGCTGTCACTGACTCTTATGTCATTTTGGATAAACCAGCCGGGACTACG GTTGGGGGCACGACAGATAATATCGAAGAGAGCTGTGCCACATTTGCCTCACGTGCATTGGATTTACCAGAACCACTGAAAACAACGCATCAGATTGATAACTGCACAGAAGGCTG TGTTGTCTTTGCTAGAACGAAAGAGTACTGCTCGGTCTTCCACACAAAAATAAGA AACAGAGAAGTGAAGAAACTATACCGCGCTCTTGCAGCAGCACCACTTCCCACTGGAATCATCTTACATTATATGCGCCCTAAAAATATGGCTCCAAGACTCGTATCTGAAG ATTCGATTAAAGGCTGGCACTTGTGTCAACTTGAGGTTTTAGAATGTAAGAAGATTCCTTGGCCCAATGCAGGCACTGAGAAGAAACACAATATTGAAGACTGTGGATGGACATCAAAAGAATTTGCTTATGAGTGTACAATAAACCTTTTGACAGGCAAGACTCATCAG ATCCGGGCTCAGCTTGCAGCTTATGGGGCACCGTTGGTTGGTGACTCTATGTACATGCCAGCAGCTATAGCAGAAATGGTGAATCCTGAGATCAACCCTTTTGGGAAAGCAAAGAAACATTACACAATGGAGGAGAACGATAAGGAAACCGCTGTTGATGAATGGATTGATAGGCATGGGAAAGAACCGAAGGTAGGAATCGGTCTTCAAGCTTGTCAAATCTCATGggacgatgatgatggtgagcACTTCTACGAAGCTGGGACTCCATGGTGGAGATGA
- the LOC104722873 gene encoding beta-glucosidase 47-like, which produces MENKSSTYLSQFPLGLLCFIIITLVTSSSSSIWYDEHISLKEINAEENFVFPKNFLFGTASSAYQYEGAYLTDGKNLSNWDVFTSIPGKIADGSQGKVAVDHYHRYPEDLDLMEDLGVNSYRLSLSWARILPKGRFGDVNMGGIDHYNRMINAILKRGMEPFVTLTHYDIPQELVVRYGSWLDPQIREDFEHYAEICFRYFGDRVKFWATFNEPNVQVVLGYRTGTYPPSRCSKTFGNCTHGDSDVEPVVAAHNIIRSHLAAVSLYRTKFKEQQRGKIGIVMNTIWFEPVSDSLADKLATERAQAFFVTWFLDPVVFGRYPREMQEILGEDLPQFTKDDLKSFSNKLDFIGINQYTSRYAKDCLHSACEPGKGGSRAEGYVNANALKDGLHLGEPTGVNWFATYPQGMEEMLMYATERYKDIPLYVTENGFGENNTGALLNDYRRVKFMSNYLDAVKRAMRKGADVRGYFAWSLLDNFEWISGYTVRFGMYHVDFITQERTPRLSAFWYKNFIFHHRAQSKYD; this is translated from the exons ATGGAGAACAAGTCATCAACGTACCTTTCTCAGTTTCCACTTGGGCTACTATGCTTCATCATCATAACTTTGGtcacatcatcatcttcatcaatatGGTATGATGAACATATTTCATTGAAAGAGATTAACGCAGAAGAAAATTTCGTGTTCCCAAAAAACTTCCTCTTTGGCACTGCTTCTTCTGCTTACCAG TATGAAGGAGCTTACTTAACCGACGGCAAAAACCTAAGCAATTGGGACGTTTTTACAAGCATCCCTG GAAAAATCGCGGATGGAAGCCAGGGGAAAGTCGCTGTTGACCATTATCACCGATACCCG GAAGATTTGGATCTGATGGAAGATCTTGGAGTTAATAGCTATCGACTATCTTTATCATGGGCTCGGATTCTTCCAA AGGGAAGATTTGGAGATGTGAACATGGGTGGTATTGATCATTACAACAGAATGATCAATGCTATTCTTAAAAGAG GGATGGAGCCATTTGTCACGTTAACACACTACGACATTCCTCAAGAACTCGTAGTTAGATACGGAAGTTGGCTAGATCCCCAAATCCG GGAAGATTTCGAACATTACGCAGAGATTTGCTTTCGATACTTCGGGGATAGAGTTAAATTTTGGGCTACGTTCAACGAACCAAACGTTCAAGTTGTTTTGGGATACCGGACAGGAACTTACCCACCTTCACGATGTTCCAAGACTTTTGGAAATTGCACACATGGCGACTCTGACGTAGAGCCAGTTGTAGCCGCTCACAACATTATCCGTTCACATCTAGCTGCCGTCAGCTTATACCGGACGAAATTTAAg GAACAACAAAGAGGAAAGATCGGTATTGTTATGAACACGATCTGGTTTGAACCGGTTAGTGATTCTTTAGCAGATAAATTAGCTACTGAGAGAGCTCAGGCTTTCTTCGTGACTTG GTTCTTGGATCCCGTTGTGTTTGGAAGATATCCAAGAGAAATGCAAGAAATACTCGGCGAAGATCTTCCTCAATTCACAAAGGATGATCTTAAAAGCTTTAGTAATAAATTAGACTTCATTGGGATTAATCAGTACACAAGCAGATATGCAAAAGATTGTCTGCATTCCGCGTGTGAACCAGGCAAAGGAGGTTCGAGAGCTGAAGGTTACGTTAATGCAAACGCCCTTAAAGACGGTTTACATTTAGGAGAACCG ACTGGAGTAAATTGGTTTGCTACATATCCTCAAGGAATGGAGGAGATGTTGATGTATGCAACAGAGCGGTACAAAGACATTCCATTGTATGTAACAGAAAACG GTTTTGGAGAGAACAATACCGGAGCATTGTTAAACGATTACCGGAGAGTGAAGTTCATGAGTAACTACTTAGATGCAGTCAAAAGAGCTATGAG GAAAGGAGCAGATGTAAGAGGATACTTCGCCTGGTCTTTACTTGACAACTTCGAGTGGATATCTGGTTATACCGTACGGTTTGGCATGTACCACGTCGACTTCATAACTCAAGAGAGAACCCCGAGACTATCAGCATTTTGGTACAAGAATTTCATTTTCCATCACAGAGCTCAATCCAAATATGATTGA